In Kitasatospora sp. NBC_00240, the following are encoded in one genomic region:
- a CDS encoding ABC transporter ATP-binding protein, whose product MKSRAEHAPDQPEAQGPADAEGPTGPTGPTGTDGTAGTADSTAEAALDARLLVERAGFRLDLTLTAAPGEVIALLGPNGAGKSTALRALAGLLPLTGGRLRLDGRTLEDPGQHLHTPAEDRPVGVVFQDYLLFPHLSALDNVAFGPRCQGRPKKAARAEAAGWLERMGLADHAGAKPGSLSGGQAQRVALARALAVRPRLLLLDEPLAALDARTRLDVRSQLRRHLAEFEAVAVLVTHDPLDAMVLADRLVVIEDGRQVQAGTPTEIARHPRTDYIARLVGLNLYQGTADGRRVTLADGPVLATTEELTGPAFVAFPPSAVTLHLARPESSARNVWQLRVAGLDLHGDQVRVDLTGELPLAADLTPAAAAELDLAPGSAVWASVKAAQTHAYPA is encoded by the coding sequence ATGAAATCCCGCGCCGAGCACGCCCCCGACCAGCCCGAGGCCCAGGGCCCCGCCGATGCCGAAGGCCCCACCGGCCCCACCGGCCCCACCGGAACGGACGGAACGGCCGGAACGGCCGACAGCACCGCCGAAGCCGCCCTGGACGCACGGCTGCTGGTCGAGCGGGCCGGATTCCGGCTCGACCTGACGCTCACCGCAGCCCCCGGCGAGGTGATAGCCCTGCTCGGCCCCAACGGCGCCGGCAAATCCACCGCACTGCGCGCACTGGCCGGCCTGCTGCCGCTGACCGGCGGCCGGCTCCGCCTGGACGGCCGGACCCTGGAGGACCCGGGGCAGCACCTGCACACCCCGGCGGAGGACCGCCCGGTCGGCGTGGTCTTCCAGGACTACCTGCTCTTCCCGCACCTGAGCGCCCTCGACAACGTCGCCTTCGGACCGCGCTGCCAGGGCCGCCCGAAGAAGGCGGCCCGCGCCGAGGCGGCCGGCTGGCTGGAGCGGATGGGGCTGGCCGACCACGCGGGCGCCAAGCCGGGCAGTCTCTCCGGCGGCCAGGCCCAGCGGGTGGCACTGGCCCGGGCCCTCGCCGTCCGTCCGCGGCTGCTGCTGCTGGACGAGCCGCTGGCCGCCCTGGACGCCCGGACCAGGCTCGACGTCCGCTCGCAACTGCGACGCCACCTGGCCGAGTTCGAGGCGGTCGCGGTGCTGGTGACGCACGACCCGCTGGACGCGATGGTGCTGGCCGACCGGCTGGTGGTGATCGAGGACGGCCGCCAGGTGCAGGCCGGTACACCCACCGAGATCGCCCGCCACCCCCGCACCGACTACATCGCCCGGCTGGTCGGCCTCAACCTCTACCAGGGCACCGCCGACGGCCGCCGGGTCACCCTCGCGGACGGTCCGGTGCTCGCCACCACCGAGGAACTCACCGGCCCGGCCTTCGTGGCCTTCCCGCCGTCCGCCGTCACCCTGCACCTGGCCCGGCCGGAGTCGAGTGCCCGCAACGTCTGGCAGCTGCGCGTAGCCGGTCTCGACCTGCACGGCGACCAGGTCCGGGTCGACCTCACCGGCGAACTCCCGCTGGCCGCCGACCTCACCCCGGCGGCCGCCGCCGAACTGGACCTCGCCCCGGGCAGCGCGGTCTGGGCCTCGGTCAAGGCGGCCCAGACCCACGCCTACCCTGCCTGA
- a CDS encoding response regulator transcription factor: MMIKILLVDDEELVRAGLRAVLEAQGDLTVVGEAGDGSQVLGLARTLRPDVVLMDVRMPEVDGLTATRTLIEGCPEPPKILVVTTFENDDYVYQALRAGADGFLLKRSRPAEIAHAVRLVAAGESLLFPAAIRRLAAGQGNRPAREAMSRAALTERESEVLRLVARGLSNGEIAERLFLGVQTVKTHVSSVLGKLGARDRTQAVIAAYESGFVSPDGD; encoded by the coding sequence GTGATGATCAAGATCCTGCTGGTCGACGACGAGGAGCTGGTCCGGGCCGGGCTGCGGGCCGTGCTGGAGGCGCAGGGCGACCTGACGGTGGTCGGCGAGGCCGGCGACGGCAGCCAGGTCCTGGGCCTGGCGCGGACGTTGCGGCCCGACGTGGTGCTGATGGACGTCCGGATGCCCGAGGTGGACGGGCTGACCGCGACCCGCACCCTGATCGAGGGCTGCCCGGAGCCGCCGAAGATCCTGGTGGTCACCACCTTCGAGAACGACGACTACGTGTACCAGGCGCTGCGGGCCGGCGCCGACGGGTTCCTGCTCAAGCGCTCCCGTCCGGCCGAGATCGCGCACGCGGTACGGCTGGTGGCGGCGGGGGAGTCGTTGCTGTTCCCGGCCGCGATCCGCCGGCTGGCGGCCGGCCAGGGCAACCGCCCGGCCCGGGAGGCGATGTCCCGCGCCGCGCTGACCGAGCGGGAGTCCGAAGTCCTGCGCCTGGTGGCGCGCGGGCTCTCCAACGGCGAGATCGCCGAGCGGCTGTTCCTCGGCGTGCAGACGGTGAAGACCCATGTCAGCAGCGTGCTGGGCAAGTTGGGTGCGCGGGACCGCACCCAGGCGGTGATCGCCGCGTACGAGTCCGGGTTCGTCTCGCCGGACGGGGACTGA
- a CDS encoding histidine kinase, which translates to MPRILAPLFAAATYARWFHLLIGMIFAGVVLMVYPGIEEGIGLLPVVTLAALCDSVLLTLAALVPAMRRAEGVQARLLLMPDREEDIGVERSRTWADRRRTAAWLIARVALGMAVGLLTVHTLTVTVLLAGAPGRQEPLVLYRHALPVGGDLWYPLLAPLVLFAAGWLVVLAGRLQLTMAVRLLGPSPTERLAEAELRAERLLERNRLARELHDSIGHALTVTVLQAGAAREVGDPAFVAKALEVIEETGRRAMDDLERTLVLLRDTQGGAATEQPGIEQLPQLFDAARAAGSSVEAWIDVPQGQLPGVLSRETYRIVQEAVTNLLRHAPGEPITVRIAVRDGRLELRCVNATDGGGRSRASGGKGLRGIRERASLLGGEATAARQDDEWVLAVRLPLRLGA; encoded by the coding sequence GTGCCCAGGATCCTCGCGCCGCTGTTCGCCGCCGCCACCTACGCCCGGTGGTTCCACCTGCTGATCGGCATGATCTTCGCCGGGGTGGTGCTGATGGTCTACCCGGGCATCGAGGAGGGCATCGGCCTGCTCCCGGTGGTGACGCTCGCGGCGCTCTGCGACAGCGTGCTGCTCACCCTGGCGGCGCTGGTCCCGGCGATGCGGCGGGCCGAGGGCGTCCAGGCCAGGCTGCTGCTGATGCCGGACCGCGAGGAGGACATCGGGGTCGAGCGCTCCCGCACCTGGGCCGACCGGCGTCGCACCGCGGCCTGGCTGATCGCCCGGGTGGCCCTCGGCATGGCGGTCGGCCTGCTGACCGTGCACACGCTGACGGTGACCGTCCTGCTGGCCGGCGCCCCCGGCCGGCAGGAGCCGCTGGTGCTGTACCGGCACGCCCTGCCGGTGGGCGGCGACCTCTGGTACCCGCTGCTCGCCCCGCTGGTGCTGTTCGCCGCCGGCTGGCTGGTGGTGCTCGCCGGGCGGCTGCAACTGACCATGGCGGTAAGGCTGCTGGGCCCGTCGCCGACCGAGCGGCTGGCCGAGGCCGAGCTGCGGGCCGAGCGGCTGCTGGAGCGCAACCGGCTGGCCCGCGAGCTGCACGACTCGATCGGCCACGCCCTGACGGTGACCGTGCTGCAGGCCGGGGCGGCCCGTGAGGTCGGCGATCCGGCGTTCGTCGCCAAGGCCCTGGAGGTGATCGAGGAGACCGGCCGGCGGGCGATGGACGACCTGGAGCGCACCCTCGTCCTGCTGCGTGACACCCAGGGCGGCGCCGCCACCGAGCAGCCCGGCATCGAGCAGCTGCCGCAGCTCTTCGACGCGGCGCGGGCGGCCGGCAGTTCGGTCGAGGCCTGGATCGACGTCCCGCAGGGGCAGCTGCCCGGGGTACTGTCGCGCGAGACCTACCGGATCGTCCAGGAGGCCGTCACCAACCTGCTGCGGCACGCGCCGGGTGAGCCGATCACGGTGCGGATCGCCGTCCGGGACGGCAGGTTGGAGCTGCGCTGCGTCAACGCGACCGACGGCGGCGGCCGTTCGCGGGCGAGCGGCGGCAAGGGGCTGCGCGGGATCCGGGAGCGGGCCAGCCTGCTGGGCGGGGAGGCGACGGCCGCGCGGCAGGACGACGAGTGGGTGCTGGCGGTGCGGCTGCCACTGAGGTTGGGGGCGTGA
- a CDS encoding ATP-binding cassette domain-containing protein, with the protein MIEVQGLSKAYGETLAVDDLSFGVRPGVVTGFLGPNGAGKTTTMRMLLGLDRPTAGRALIGGRPYGELADPLHQVGALLDAHAVHGGRTARGHLRWLAHSNGLPDSRVDAVLDQVGLAEVARKRIKGFSLGMRQRLGVAGALLGDPPVLLLDEPVNGLDPEGIRWIRTLLRGLAAEGRAVLVSSHLMTEMALTADHLVVIGRGRLLADASTAEFIDRHGRTRVRVRAVDPDKLSALLRGPGAGLTAEPVEGGAWEVTGAEPERIAALAAANGVVLYEIAVQRDSLEEAFMRMTAASVEYRAVAA; encoded by the coding sequence ATGATCGAGGTCCAGGGCCTCAGCAAGGCGTACGGGGAGACCCTCGCCGTCGACGACCTCAGTTTCGGCGTCCGGCCCGGTGTGGTCACCGGGTTCCTCGGGCCCAACGGGGCCGGCAAGACCACCACCATGCGGATGCTCCTCGGCCTGGACCGCCCCACCGCGGGCCGGGCACTGATCGGCGGGCGGCCGTACGGCGAACTCGCGGACCCGCTGCACCAGGTCGGCGCGCTGCTGGACGCGCACGCCGTGCACGGCGGGCGCACCGCCCGGGGGCACCTGCGCTGGCTGGCCCACAGCAACGGCCTGCCGGACTCCCGGGTGGACGCGGTGCTCGACCAGGTCGGGCTGGCCGAGGTCGCCCGCAAGCGGATCAAGGGCTTCTCGCTGGGGATGCGCCAGCGGCTGGGTGTGGCCGGCGCCCTGCTCGGCGACCCGCCGGTGCTGCTGCTGGACGAGCCGGTCAACGGCCTCGACCCGGAGGGGATCCGCTGGATCCGCACCCTGCTGCGCGGCCTGGCCGCCGAGGGCCGGGCGGTGCTGGTCTCCTCGCACCTGATGACGGAGATGGCGCTGACCGCGGACCACCTGGTGGTGATCGGGCGCGGCCGGCTGCTCGCCGACGCGAGCACCGCGGAGTTCATCGACCGGCACGGCCGGACCCGGGTCCGGGTCCGCGCGGTCGATCCGGACAAGCTGTCCGCCCTGCTGCGCGGTCCCGGCGCCGGCCTCACCGCCGAGCCCGTCGAGGGCGGCGCCTGGGAGGTCACCGGCGCCGAGCCGGAGCGGATCGCCGCACTGGCCGCCGCGAACGGTGTGGTGCTGTACGAGATCGCGGTCCAGCGGGACTCGTTGGAGGAGGCTTTCATGCGGATGACCGCCGCCAGTGTCGAGTACCGGGCGGTGGCGGCATGA
- a CDS encoding helix-turn-helix domain-containing protein: MPELTERRPPSEGDDAASGHAVPGDRAEHLLAMHRLAVGQGATAALLGWLARRGGRWTALLDADGAVLRAAAPAGAVPAGGAREAGPAGLAAEGVALLRAQGAGSARIDRAGLTGWFVAAGSGPARPVLAAVGPGAGPGGLPRLLADAARLVELCRQVEAAARDRERSERADAGSREAVLHLLMIGELPAAHRIAAALGPELPDPVRVRVVEGPVGRRAEIAAEWGAATGERSWIVPCPVNHGHLIAISPAGLASSAGGEPAAPADCATGVSGAVPLRETALGYEQAFHALAAARSVPGRQAVFDGHGELAPLLGPAGAGWARQLLRPLTEYAPVRRADPGAAELLGTLSSWLAFGTAAVRHLKVHRNTLAARLDRVQELLGLDLERLPGQATASLALRLRAVPVLPAGPAASVVPAASVVPAGPAGLDLLLATPATAHWAEALLRPLYVAGPPTATASVRAWLAQDARVAPAAAVLGISAPALRKRLLRIEELLQRSLLESPSVKYDLWLAERAGALAGPPGASTDRSRGGRPGA, encoded by the coding sequence GTGCCGGAACTGACGGAACGGCGGCCGCCGTCCGAGGGGGACGACGCCGCCTCCGGGCACGCCGTGCCCGGCGACCGGGCGGAGCACCTGCTGGCCATGCACCGCCTGGCCGTGGGTCAGGGCGCCACGGCCGCGCTGCTGGGCTGGCTGGCCCGGCGCGGCGGCCGGTGGACCGCGCTGCTGGACGCCGACGGCGCCGTCCTCCGGGCGGCCGCCCCGGCCGGGGCGGTACCGGCCGGAGGGGCCCGGGAGGCCGGGCCCGCCGGGCTCGCCGCCGAGGGGGTGGCGCTGCTGCGGGCACAGGGCGCCGGCTCGGCGCGGATCGACCGGGCGGGCCTGACCGGCTGGTTCGTGGCGGCCGGCAGCGGTCCGGCGCGCCCGGTGCTGGCGGCGGTCGGCCCCGGGGCCGGCCCGGGCGGCCTGCCGCGGCTGCTGGCCGACGCCGCCCGGCTGGTGGAGCTGTGCCGGCAGGTCGAGGCGGCCGCCCGCGACCGCGAGCGGTCCGAACGGGCCGACGCGGGCAGCCGCGAGGCGGTCCTGCACCTGCTGATGATCGGTGAACTGCCGGCGGCCCACCGGATCGCGGCGGCGCTGGGGCCCGAACTGCCGGACCCGGTCCGGGTCCGGGTGGTGGAGGGGCCGGTCGGGCGACGGGCCGAGATCGCCGCCGAGTGGGGCGCGGCCACCGGCGAGCGGTCCTGGATCGTGCCCTGCCCGGTCAACCACGGCCACCTCATCGCGATCTCCCCGGCCGGCCTCGCGTCGAGCGCCGGGGGAGAGCCGGCCGCCCCCGCCGACTGCGCGACCGGGGTGAGCGGCGCCGTCCCGCTGCGCGAGACCGCGCTCGGCTACGAGCAGGCCTTCCACGCGCTGGCCGCGGCCCGGTCGGTGCCGGGCCGGCAGGCGGTCTTCGACGGGCACGGTGAGCTCGCGCCGCTGCTGGGGCCGGCCGGGGCCGGCTGGGCGCGGCAACTGCTCCGCCCGCTCACCGAGTACGCGCCGGTCCGCCGGGCCGATCCGGGGGCGGCCGAGCTGCTGGGCACCCTGTCCTCCTGGCTGGCCTTCGGCACCGCCGCCGTGCGCCATCTCAAGGTGCACCGCAACACCCTCGCCGCCCGGCTCGACCGGGTCCAGGAACTCCTCGGGCTGGACCTGGAGCGGCTCCCCGGCCAGGCCACCGCCTCGCTGGCGCTGCGGCTGCGGGCGGTCCCCGTGCTCCCCGCCGGCCCGGCCGCGTCCGTCGTGCCGGCCGCGTCCGTCGTGCCGGCCGGTCCGGCCGGTCTGGACCTGCTGCTCGCCACCCCGGCCACCGCGCACTGGGCCGAGGCCCTGCTGCGCCCGCTGTACGTGGCAGGCCCGCCGACCGCGACCGCCAGCGTCCGGGCCTGGCTGGCCCAGGACGCCCGGGTCGCCCCGGCGGCGGCGGTGCTCGGCATCAGCGCCCCGGCTCTGCGCAAGCGGCTGCTGCGGATCGAGGAGCTGCTGCAGCGCTCGCTGCTCGAGTCCCCGAGCGTCAAGTACGACCTCTGGCTGGCCGAACGAGCCGGTGCGTTGGCCGGGCCCCCGGGGGCCTCCACCGACCGGAGCCGCGGCGGCCGACCGGGGGCGTGA
- a CDS encoding ketoacyl-ACP synthase III family protein produces MKTDHLYIAGLAAHLPRLWPIAEAIAAGRSGAEQARDDGWISVSVADDTPAPELAAEAARLALKRSGLTAEDVRLVLHAGIYHQGPDGWFAANYVQDQVLGTTAPAIGLNQGCTAMLDGTRLAHDHLVHAPQGSAVLVSAADNFGAPTVDRFTYAHGWSTGRGSILGDSGCAVLLSATAGPLRIRSLVQSSLSSWERLYRGTEEMFPPGAAGGTSIPLGLRMGAYADQVTDRDLRMAMARELMEARTAVARQAIDEAGVTSADITRVTHVFSGNLRYMQGLLRPLGIAPERGMLDLGRTVGHLGACDQFLSLAHLVDTGTVGPGDHVLLMSNGGSLSLAAAVVEIVDHPTW; encoded by the coding sequence ATGAAGACGGACCACCTGTACATCGCCGGCCTGGCCGCCCACCTGCCCCGGCTGTGGCCGATCGCCGAGGCGATCGCCGCCGGCCGATCCGGCGCGGAGCAGGCCCGGGACGACGGCTGGATCAGTGTGTCGGTGGCCGACGACACCCCGGCGCCGGAACTGGCCGCCGAGGCCGCCCGGCTCGCCCTCAAGCGCTCCGGCCTGACGGCCGAGGACGTACGCCTGGTGCTGCACGCGGGCATCTACCACCAGGGCCCGGACGGCTGGTTCGCCGCGAACTACGTGCAGGACCAGGTCCTCGGTACGACGGCGCCTGCGATCGGCCTGAACCAGGGCTGCACGGCGATGCTGGACGGCACCCGCCTGGCGCACGACCACCTGGTCCACGCCCCGCAGGGGTCCGCCGTCCTCGTGTCGGCGGCGGACAACTTCGGCGCGCCGACGGTCGACCGGTTCACCTACGCCCACGGCTGGAGCACCGGGCGCGGATCGATCCTCGGCGACTCCGGCTGCGCCGTCCTGCTGTCCGCCACCGCCGGTCCACTGCGGATCCGCTCGCTCGTCCAGTCCTCGCTCTCCTCCTGGGAACGGCTGTACCGGGGGACGGAGGAGATGTTCCCGCCGGGCGCCGCGGGCGGTACCTCGATCCCGTTGGGCCTGCGGATGGGCGCCTACGCGGACCAGGTGACCGACCGGGACCTGCGCATGGCGATGGCCCGCGAACTCATGGAGGCCCGCACCGCCGTCGCTCGGCAGGCGATCGACGAGGCGGGCGTCACCTCCGCCGACATCACCCGGGTCACCCACGTCTTCAGCGGGAACCTGCGGTACATGCAGGGCCTGCTGCGCCCGCTGGGCATCGCCCCCGAACGCGGCATGCTCGACCTCGGCCGTACCGTCGGCCACCTGGGCGCCTGCGACCAGTTCCTCTCCCTGGCCCACCTGGTGGACACCGGCACCGTCGGCCCGGGCGATCACGTCCTGCTGATGAGCAACGGCGGCAGCCTCTCCCTCGCCGCCGCCGTCGTCGAGATCGTGGACCACCCCACCTGGTGA